Genomic DNA from Peribacillus simplex NBRC 15720 = DSM 1321:
AGGAGTCACCCAACACCCAAGAGCAAAAAATTGATTGGGGTGGCGCAGCAACTCTCGTCATTGCCGTTATCAGCTTAATGTTCGCTCTCGAACTGGGCGGCGAGTATGGCTGGAGTTCCTCTCCTATCATAGGTCTGTTTGCCAGTTTTGTGGTTTTCTTCGTTTCATTTTTCTTTTTCGAAAAAAGAGCAAAAGATCCAATCATTTCATTATGGCTGTTTAAAAGGCGATTATTTGCCACTTCTCAGATCTTAGCCATTCTTTATGGCGGTACATTCATTATTTTAACCGTCTATATCCCGATTTTCGTGCAGGCAGTTTACGGTGGTTCCGCAACAAATGCCGGATTGATCCTCACTCCCATGATGCTTGGTTCTGTATTCGGCAGTGCAGTTGGCGGGATATTCAATACAAAGACAAGCTTTCGTAACTTAATGACGATTTCCGTCATCTGTTATTTTGCAGGAATGCTTCTATTAGGGACCATCACCCCTGATACCAGCAGGACTTTATTAACTTTGTACATGATTCTGACTGGTTTTGGCATGGGCTTTTCCTTCTCCCTTTTGCCTATTGCGTCCATTCACAACTTGGAACCTAGATTCCGGGGGTCGGCCAACTCAACAAACTCATTCCTCCGTTCTTTTGGGATGACACTCGGTGTAACGATTTATGGAGCGATTCAGACCAATGTATTCACAAGTAAAATGACTGACGCATTTAAAGGAATGCAAGGAAGTCCGGATACAGCCGGATTGATGGAGGACCCACGTCAGCTCTTCCAATCGGACGCACGAGCGGAGATTCCGGACTTTATCCTCGATAAAATCGTTCATGCGATGTCCGATTCGATTTCATTAATATTCACCTTGGCTCTCATTCCGATCGGTCTTGCAGCAATCACTGTGTTCTTCATGGGAAAAACAAGAGTGGAAACACCTTCAAAAAAGGAATCATTGCAATAAACAAAAGGCGCTGCACTTCCAGCGCTTTTTGTTATTTTCATCTCCCTTCTATAAAGGAGGTTAAGATTGCCGAAAAATCATTCCACTACTAAAATATAAGTAACACATTCACATTCCGAGGTGAGAAGTTTGAAGATCGTATGTTTTGGAGACAGTTTAACCAGAGGCATATCTTATGTTAGGGGGCGCCTTCGCATCATTAAAGAAAATTATCCTAACTCTTTAGCTAAACTAACAGAATCTTTGCCATTCGTGGAAGTTTTGAATAAAGGGGTTTTCAATGACAACTCCGACCTGTTGGTTAGCCGGATCGAGAAAGACGTCATGTCGGAAAATCCCGATATCGTATTAATAGAGGTCGGTGGAAACGACTGTAACTTCCATTGGGACGAAGTGGCCAAGAATCCAGAAGGCGACCATGAGCCTATCGTTCCAATCGAACGCTACCTGGAAAATATCACACAACTTGTCAAGCAGGTTCAGGACAAGCATGTAACACCTTTTCTTTTAACTCTCCCGCCACTTGATCCTGCCAGGTATTACAGATCTATCGCTGATAAGTTCGGTCATTCGATAGGGCATTTCGTTTCCCATGTCGGTGGTATTGAACATTGGCATGGGATGTATAATCGCCAATTGAAAAACCTTGCATTGGAGCTAAAGGTGCCTCTGATCGATGTCCGTTCCTATATTAAATCCTCCGGCGACTTGGATCGCTTGATTAGCGATGATGGCATCCACCTCACTTCAGAAGGGTACCAGCAAATGGGCATGGCCATATTCAGTGATTTGCGGAAGCATATGGAAGAGGATATACATCCGCAGCCATAAAACAGTAAAAAGGCAAAGCATGGCGCTTTGCCTTTTCTGGCCTTACAGACTTTTCACTTCCACGTTTTCCGGAAGCTTGAAAGGGTTTTCGGTGTTGATCCGGTCATAAAACATCATCCCGTTTAAATGATCTAACTCATGCTGAAACACGATTGCGGCAAAGCCCTTCAGCCGCATCACTATTTCCTCACCATTACCATCCACCGCTTTAATTTTAACCCGTTCATAACGCGGTACATATCCTTTAATATCACGGTCGACAGAAAGGCAGCCTTCACTTTGCGGTAAATAGATCATTGTGGCCGAATGACTGATGATTTTCGGATTCACAAGGGCATATTCAAACAGCTTCCCCTTTTCGTCGGGAAAATACATGACGAACATGCGTTTATTCAAGCCTATCTGATTTGCAGACAACCCAACTCCTTCACGCAAGTTGAACTTCTTTTGGAGTTTTGGGTCCTGGCTGTTTTTCAGGTATTGCATCATGCATTCCAACGTTTCACGATCTTCATCCGAAATCGGCAGGCTAACTTCATCCGTTACCTGACGCAGAATGGGATCCCCTTCTCTAACGATATCCTTCATCGTAATCATATAGTCTTTTATAAATTTACTCATAGAACTTCACACTCTTCTACCATTTTATTTTTTCATGACTTAGACCATTTCACTTTAGCATTTCACATTTAAAAAGTCTAATATGCTGGTTAGATTAACTAATTTCTAAAATCCGAACTCTTTAAACTTCCATAATAATCATTATTTATTTACTTTTACATTATTTACCTTTAATTCAAGGCATAAAGACCTATAGATTACATGTTTAAAAGTTTTATACTGAATATATATACTTAAAGGAGATGAAAAATTGAACTCGAACTCTAAATTAGTTTCGAAATTGCTGCCGTTCCTGACGGCTCTCATTGTGATAATTTCTGGAATCAGTTGGTATGTTGTTACTCAGTCAAAGGATATGGTCATTCCTTTTTCTTCGGTGGAAAAGACGATTAAAGCCCAAGATGGAGCCCTTGTCACCATTGAAGAAAAAAGAAATGGCACTCTTCACATCTCCACACCAGATGGAGAATACGTTTCCAGTATTCCTCCTAACAGTCAAATGATCAATAAACTTGTCGAAACTTATAACGTTCAATATTCTTTTTCATCAACTAATAAATCAGCATTATGGATTTTAGGCGGATTAATGGCGGCTCTCGTCACAACCGCTGTCATTATACAGAAAAAATCAAAGGGCGGATTGCGGATCGGCAGTAAAAAGCAAAGCCTTTCCACCCCAAAGCCCCTGCCAGAGATAACTTTGGATGATGTAGGCGGCTTGCAATCCGAAATCAAACAAGAACTCCTACAGACCCTTACTACATTAAAGGAGCCTGAGCGTTCAGAACAGATTGGAATTAAACCGCCTCAAGGCATTTTATTATACGGCCCCCCTGGAACGGGGAAAACGCTGCTTGCACAGGCAATCGCAAAAGAGCTTGGTGCAAACTTCTTCTCAACGAGCGGTTCAGCCTTCAACGAAATGTTTGTTGGCGTCGGTGCAGCCCGTGTCCGCAGCCTTTTTCAAAATGCACGTAAGCAATCGCCAGCTGTCATTTTCATCGATGAAGTGGACGCGTTGGCTGGTAAAAGGAAAGCTCATGGCGGGGAAGAAGGCGAAAAAACGTTAACTGAACTGCTTGTGCAATTGGATGGAGGCCATCCAAATGAAGGCATTTTATTCATTGCAGCGACCAACCGGAAAGATATGCTTGATGAGGCATTTCTACGTCCGGGCAGGATCGATTTTTCTTTCCAAGTTCCTCTTCCAGATACACAAGGAAGAAAGGAAATCATCGATATTCATACGAAGGGCAAGCGTCTGGCGACAGATGTCCTTGCTTCCCTGGATGAGTTGGCTGAAAGTACATCCGGTTTCTCCGGCGCTGACTTAAGCTCACTGTTCGATACTGCCTCACGTCATGCCCTGAGGAATGAACAGGATATGATTCGTAAACAGGATCTTGATTACGCCATTGACCGTACGATACTTGGAGCGACATCACGTACCTTGAATGATGCGGATACGAAGCGTCGCGTGGCCATTCATGAAAGTGGACATGCCCTGATTGCAGCTTTGACAAAGCCCGGTTCCGTTCGAAAGGCGACCATCATTCCGCGTGGGGAAGCCCTTGGATATGTAGCGCCTATACCAAAAGAACTCCATCTGGCAACAGCCAGTGAATTGCTTGATCAAGTCAAAATGATCTTAGCAGGTGGCGTGGCTGAAAGAATGTATTTAGGAGAACATAGCATCGGTGTAGGCGGAGATGTACAACAGGCGAAACACCTGCTTGAACAAATGGTCGATACCGGAATGCTTCAGGATGGATTTACCCTCACCTTTAATAAAGGTGAGAAGGAGCAAAAGATGCAGGAATTATTCACGAAGGCGATTTCTGAAACGGAAATGTTGATTGACTCGAATCGCATACAGTATGAAGAGCTCGTTGAAGAGTTATTGAAAAAAGAGACACTCGATGGATCAGAAGTTCAGCGTATCGTCGATGCATCAGAAATGACCGGCATATGCTCGAATGCATAATACTCTTTTTTACTGAGTCTTAAGACCTAATATAATATGTAGAGCCTGTTTTCAATCGAACAGGCTCTTTTTTTTGATCATATATGCAGGCAAGCCGAAAAGCAGAAATGATGCAGGGGAATTAACCAGATGGAAATTCCTCATCCTATTCAACACGATATGTTCCTTTACGGTTTTTCCTGCCCTTGTTGCTGCAATCCAAAGAACAATATTTGGTCAAGTGCCTTCCATGGATTTACTGAGAAAGACCTATTCCTTACCAGGCACGTTTCTCTTCAAAGCAAAACGTAAGGCCCTGTTAATCAAAGGTGGTAAAACCGAAAGATGCCCTTCCCCTTCAAACTCCTTGAATTGAACATTCACTCCGCTATCCTTCAAGGATAATCGTTTTGATAATTCTAAAGCATTTTCGTTCATGCCGCTTTTATGGGTGCCCTCCAGCTCCCCCACGCCAAGCAATAAAGAAATATCACCATTTCCTTGATTTAATCGAGAAAGAAACCTATCCTCCTCCTCACGGAACCACTTTTTATTCCAATGGAGAGATGGGCTTCCAGCTATATAAGTTTGGAAAGCATACGGATTTTCAAAAAGAACATATAAAGCGAAAAGGCCGCCAAGGGAATGCCCGAAGAGCGTTTGGCTATTATGATCGACCTTAAATCTTTTATCGATCTCCGGTTTTAAATCCTCTTCTATGAATCTCAGAAAGTTTTCCGCTCCTCCATGTGAAGGCCATGGACTTCCATCTGGTCTTACAGGTAACTCGTTAACCGCAACAGGCAGAGTGAAATCATAATAACGTTCAGAAGAAAATGGTGCATTGGTGGCATATCCAATACCCACAATGATGGCGGGAACCACCCCTGACTTTTCCGGCCGGCGTGATTGCAATCGTACCGCCTCAACCATCGTTCCAAATACAGAATTGGCATCAAGCAAATAAATGACCGGATATCCCGAGGGTGGCGGCTCTTCCAATGGCTTTGAGACAAAGATTTGGTATTCACGTTCCCCACTACTCGAATGCATGAGAAACTGTTGAGTTCCTTTAATCGTAACCTCTGTACCGGCAGTAGTTTTGTCCATTACGCTTTTGTCCATTTTTTTATGCATCATCTAAATGAATTCCCCCAACCTCTAATACTAGTAATTTTATTCATTTTTCACTTCTCAAATAATTCAAGCTCTCTTAATATCAGCCTAGTTTAAAAGAATGAAATTGAGAAAGATTACCATGACACCGATAATGATAATCTTTCTCAATTAATATATCAACCATACGCTGATAATTCTCCCCCTATCATTTTACAAAAAGGAGCTTTCCCTTCCCTTTCTTCCCTAATTTTTAAAGCGTTTTTGAATGACCAATAACATTACCTTGGAAAATTATTCTTGAATAAATAAAAAATTAATTATATATTTAATAGCATGTTAAAGTGATAATGATAATCGTTATCAATCATTACATAGAAATATTCATTTTTTTTTGCAACTCAGCTGGTAAAGGAAGTGAAAAAGTCGGTCATAACCAATAAAGGTTTTTCTGCAGGAACCATGAAGAAGCGATAAATTTTATATTCTATAAATCTAAAAAGGGGAATCGACAAATGAAAAAGAAATTATTCGTACTTGGTATGGCAACAGTATTCAGTTTAGGACTTGGCGCTTGCGGCAATGCCGAAAAGACTTCAAGCGATGCTTCAGAAAAAAGCAAAGTGACGGATTCGGCAAAAAAAGAAACACAGACCATATCCTATCTGGATAAAGAATATACAATTCCATCCAAGGTGACCAATATTGCAACTGCGAGTTTGGAATCAATGGAAGATGCAGCGATATTAGGGATTAAACCTTCTGGTGTTGTTACTGTAGGTGGAGAAATACCTGAATATTTAGCTAAAGACCTCGAAGGTGCTAAGTCCATCGGCGAAAAAATGCAACCGAACTATGAAACCCTCCTTGATATGAAACCTGATGTCATCATGTGGTCTTCTAAATCTCCAGCTAATGTGACGGAACAGTTGGAAAAAGTGGCGCCAACATTCCCTTATTCACATATTTCGACAAATTGGGAAGACAACCTGCGGTTAATGGCCAGCCTTGCCGGTAAAAAAGATCAAGCTGAAAAAATCATTACAAAATATAATGATGATGCCGCAAAAGCAAAACTGGAAATTGGTGAAAAACTGAAGGATAAAAAGGCTTTAGTGGTGAGAATCAGGAACGGCAGCCTCTTCCTTTATCCTGAGGATGTGTATTTCAACCCAGTTATATATAAAGATTTAGGTTTGACTGTCCCTGAAGAAATAAAGCCTATTAAAGCGCAAGAAATGATTTCACTAGAAAAATTTGCGGAACTGGACCCAGACTATATCTTCTTACAATTCACGGAAAGTGAAAATGCACAAAAACCTGAAGCTTTAAAAGAACTGCAAAATAACTCAATCTGGAAGAGCATCACGGCAGTAAAAGATAATAAAGTGTTTGTAAACTCGGTTGATCCTCTTGCTCAAGGTGGAACGGCTTGGAGTAAAACGGCCTTCCTGAAGGCTGCCACGGAAGAATTAGCTAAATAAACAGTAAGGTGCGTTGAATGATATGGCAAAAACAAATTCATTACCAATAATAATTCTTTGTATGGCACCTCTATTAATTTGTATATCGATTGTTTTATCCATTTTATACGGTGCCAAAAATATAGATTCCATTACGGTATGGAATGCGATTTTCCACTATGACTCTGGTAACGTCGACCATACCATCATTATGG
This window encodes:
- a CDS encoding MDR family MFS transporter — translated: MNVQKKQKFIVAGLLLGILMSAMDNTIVATAMGTIVSDLGGFDKFVWVTSAYMVATMASMPIFGKLSDMYGRKRFFIFGLIVFLIGSALCGMAQSIVQLSIFRAIQGIGGGALMPIAFTIIFDIFPPEKRGKLTGLFGAVFGASSVLGPLLGAYITEYSSWHWIFYVNVPIGIISLFFIWNYYKESPNTQEQKIDWGGAATLVIAVISLMFALELGGEYGWSSSPIIGLFASFVVFFVSFFFFEKRAKDPIISLWLFKRRLFATSQILAILYGGTFIILTVYIPIFVQAVYGGSATNAGLILTPMMLGSVFGSAVGGIFNTKTSFRNLMTISVICYFAGMLLLGTITPDTSRTLLTLYMILTGFGMGFSFSLLPIASIHNLEPRFRGSANSTNSFLRSFGMTLGVTIYGAIQTNVFTSKMTDAFKGMQGSPDTAGLMEDPRQLFQSDARAEIPDFILDKIVHAMSDSISLIFTLALIPIGLAAITVFFMGKTRVETPSKKESLQ
- a CDS encoding SGNH/GDSL hydrolase family protein, whose protein sequence is MKIVCFGDSLTRGISYVRGRLRIIKENYPNSLAKLTESLPFVEVLNKGVFNDNSDLLVSRIEKDVMSENPDIVLIEVGGNDCNFHWDEVAKNPEGDHEPIVPIERYLENITQLVKQVQDKHVTPFLLTLPPLDPARYYRSIADKFGHSIGHFVSHVGGIEHWHGMYNRQLKNLALELKVPLIDVRSYIKSSGDLDRLISDDGIHLTSEGYQQMGMAIFSDLRKHMEEDIHPQP
- the def gene encoding peptide deformylase produces the protein MSKFIKDYMITMKDIVREGDPILRQVTDEVSLPISDEDRETLECMMQYLKNSQDPKLQKKFNLREGVGLSANQIGLNKRMFVMYFPDEKGKLFEYALVNPKIISHSATMIYLPQSEGCLSVDRDIKGYVPRYERVKIKAVDGNGEEIVMRLKGFAAIVFQHELDHLNGMMFYDRINTENPFKLPENVEVKSL
- a CDS encoding AAA family ATPase → MNSNSKLVSKLLPFLTALIVIISGISWYVVTQSKDMVIPFSSVEKTIKAQDGALVTIEEKRNGTLHISTPDGEYVSSIPPNSQMINKLVETYNVQYSFSSTNKSALWILGGLMAALVTTAVIIQKKSKGGLRIGSKKQSLSTPKPLPEITLDDVGGLQSEIKQELLQTLTTLKEPERSEQIGIKPPQGILLYGPPGTGKTLLAQAIAKELGANFFSTSGSAFNEMFVGVGAARVRSLFQNARKQSPAVIFIDEVDALAGKRKAHGGEEGEKTLTELLVQLDGGHPNEGILFIAATNRKDMLDEAFLRPGRIDFSFQVPLPDTQGRKEIIDIHTKGKRLATDVLASLDELAESTSGFSGADLSSLFDTASRHALRNEQDMIRKQDLDYAIDRTILGATSRTLNDADTKRRVAIHESGHALIAALTKPGSVRKATIIPRGEALGYVAPIPKELHLATASELLDQVKMILAGGVAERMYLGEHSIGVGGDVQQAKHLLEQMVDTGMLQDGFTLTFNKGEKEQKMQELFTKAISETEMLIDSNRIQYEELVEELLKKETLDGSEVQRIVDASEMTGICSNA
- a CDS encoding alpha/beta hydrolase codes for the protein MMHKKMDKSVMDKTTAGTEVTIKGTQQFLMHSSSGEREYQIFVSKPLEEPPPSGYPVIYLLDANSVFGTMVEAVRLQSRRPEKSGVVPAIIVGIGYATNAPFSSERYYDFTLPVAVNELPVRPDGSPWPSHGGAENFLRFIEEDLKPEIDKRFKVDHNSQTLFGHSLGGLFALYVLFENPYAFQTYIAGSPSLHWNKKWFREEEDRFLSRLNQGNGDISLLLGVGELEGTHKSGMNENALELSKRLSLKDSGVNVQFKEFEGEGHLSVLPPLINRALRFALKRNVPGKE
- a CDS encoding iron-hydroxamate ABC transporter substrate-binding protein yields the protein MKKKLFVLGMATVFSLGLGACGNAEKTSSDASEKSKVTDSAKKETQTISYLDKEYTIPSKVTNIATASLESMEDAAILGIKPSGVVTVGGEIPEYLAKDLEGAKSIGEKMQPNYETLLDMKPDVIMWSSKSPANVTEQLEKVAPTFPYSHISTNWEDNLRLMASLAGKKDQAEKIITKYNDDAAKAKLEIGEKLKDKKALVVRIRNGSLFLYPEDVYFNPVIYKDLGLTVPEEIKPIKAQEMISLEKFAELDPDYIFLQFTESENAQKPEALKELQNNSIWKSITAVKDNKVFVNSVDPLAQGGTAWSKTAFLKAATEELAK